Proteins encoded in a region of the Vicia villosa cultivar HV-30 ecotype Madison, WI linkage group LG5, Vvil1.0, whole genome shotgun sequence genome:
- the LOC131606706 gene encoding formin-like protein 3: MELTRIGCAVTYVILLCALAHGGSEGKEDDLYRNGPISSPFLNLHGKQAENVRKHCRKELTEKNNDVKDINLHPLEGSSDMRSILPTENNIHKTTKSLPPHKEKKALDCIKTSATPPAPISEEKLSSRFLLTKHSRSTLALKNDHHRYNRYHRHHRHHRTHSIAETPLDHISPLSPLSPLSPLSPLSPLSPLSPLPPMSSANSPSPEHSLAAPIHLSTPTISSTPSPTPVPVPSTSSPTPVPVPSTPSPTPVPVPSIPSPTPVPSIFEQLPPSPQQSAPPSHITSVPITSPRLLNNTEKKKKAIILAASVSGIIVLIGLSLCYREAKTGKVERGDDNHLLILTSNDYSGGPQKIVRLGDANTEESGSGVVIKKGKNSSNGRNRSMKAGDNNNITLAEASTSADVGQVTSTSSGIPAPPPPGPPPPPPPRPPALAFRPPPPPKSSHPPPAPPPKPMAGKNNGVPLGPLKQESSSEGGASKPKLKPFFWDKVNAKPDQSMVWHEINAGSFVFNEEMMESLFGCANQNKNERRKDSPSLDTSVHYIQIIDPKKAQNLSILLRALNVTTVEVIDALNEGNEIPVELIQTLLKMAPTQEEELKLRLFSGELSQLGPAERFLKVLVDIPFAFKRLESLMFMLILREEFSSIKESFETLEVACDKLRKSRLFLKLLEAVLKTGNRMNDGTYRGGAQAFRLDTLLKLSDVKGTDGKTTLLHFVVQEIIRSEGIRAVRTERASRSLSSVGTVDADYENEESEEHYRSLGLQVVSSLNKELEDVKKAALIDGDALSKAVSKMGHSLVKSRDFLNNDLKNLEEESEFQICLEKFMEHAKGEVTLLVEEEKRIMGLVKSTADYFHGNAGKDEGLRLFLIVRDFLIILDKVCKEVKEATLKAMKASSKKETPSPSVSVPSSPDTRQQSPQPQQQSSDLHRRLFPAIAGRRVDYSSSDDDDD, from the exons atggaattgacaagaatcGGTTGTGCGGTTACTTATGTCATTCTTCTTTGTGCTTTGGCTCATGGGGGCTCAGAAGGGAAAGAAGATGACCTATATAGGAATGGTCCTATTTCCTCACCTTTCCTCAACCTTCATGGAAAACag GCGGAGAATGTGAGAAAACATTGCAGGAAAGAATTGACAGAGAAGAACAATGATGTTAAAGACATCAACTTGCATCCATTGGAAGGAAGCAGTGACATGAGATCTATTCTTCCAACAGAAAACAACATTCACAAAACAACCAAATCATTACCTCCCCATAAGGAAAAAAAAGCATTGGACTGCATAAAAACAAGTGCTACTCCTCCAGCACCTATTTCCGAAGAGAAATTGTCTTCAAGATTCTTGCTAACAAAACATTCTAGATCAACCTTGGCTTTAAAAAACGATCATCATCGTTATAATCGTTATCATCGTCATCATCGCCATCATCGAACACATTCAATCGCAGAAACACCACTTGATCATATATCTCCATTGTCACCATTGTCACCGTTGTCACCATTGTCACCATTGTCACCGTTGTCACCATTGTCACCATTGCCACCAATGTCTAGTGCTAATAGTCCATCCCCCGAGCATTCACTGGCAGCGCCAATTCATCTTTCAACACCAACAATTTCTTCAACACCATCTCCTACTCCTGTTCCTGTTCCTAGTACATCATCACCTACTCCTGTTCCTGTTCCTAGTACACCATCACCTACTCCTGTTCCTGTTCCTAGTATACCATCGCCTACTCCTGTTCCTAGTATTTTTGAACAGTTACCACCGTCTCCGCAACAATCTGCTCCTCCGTCTCATATAACAAGTGTTCCGATAACTTCGCCGCGTTTACTTAACAAtactgagaaaaagaagaaagcaaTTATTTTAGCTGCATCTGTATCAGGAATCATAGTCTTGATAGGATTGTCGCTTTGCTATCGTGAGGCCAAGACCGGTAAAGTGGAGAGAGGAGATGACAACCATTTGCTCATATTAACCTCAAATGATTATTCTGGAG GTCCTCAAAAGATTGTCCGATTAGGAGATGCTAATACAGAAGAATCTGGATCCGGTGTTGTTATTAAAAAAGGAAAGAACTCGTCTAATGGAAGAAATCGGTCCATGAAGGCTGGAGATAATAACAATATCACACTGGCAGAAGCGTCAACATCAGCAGATGTGGGACAAGTAACATCAACTTCTTCTGGAATACCAGCCCCTCCGCCTCCTGGCCcaccgccacctcctcctccacgGCCACCTGCTCTTGCATTTCGTCCTCCACCGCCTCCAAAATCCAGCCATCCACCACCTGCTCCTCCTCCCAAACCAATGGCTGGTAAAAACAATGGTGTACCTCTTGGACCGCTAAAACAAGAAAGTTCTAGTGAAGGTGGTGCTTCAAAACCTAAACTAAAGCCGTTCTTTTGGGACAAGGTTAATGCAAAACCTGATCAATCAATGGTGTGGCATGAGATCAATGCAGGGTCATTTGT GTTCAATGAAGAAATGATGGAGTCTTTGTTTGGTTGCGCCAACCAGAATAAAAATGAACGTAGAAAAGATTCACCTTCTCTAGATACTTCAGTGCATTATATTCAGATTATTGACCCTAAGAAAGCACAGAATTTATCAATTCTATTACGTGCTCTGAATGTGACAACAGTAGAAGTCATTGATGCACTAAACGAAG GTAACGAGATTCCTGTGGAGCTTATCCAAACATTGTTGAAAATGGCACCAACACAAGAAGAGGAACTGAAACTTAGGTTATTCTCTGGAGAACTTTCTCAACTAGGTCCAGCTGAGAGGTTTCTCAAAGTACTGGTTGACATTCCATTCGCTTTCAAACGTCTCGAATCTCTCATGTTCATGTTAATTCTTCGAGAAGAGTTCTCAAGCATCAAGGAATCCTTTGAAACATTAGAG GTTGCTTGCGACAAGCTGAGAAAAAGCAGGTTATTCTTAAAACTACTAGAAGCAGTACTCAAAACTGGAAACCGAATGAATGACGGTACATATCGCGGTGGTGCTCAAGCATTTAGGCTTGACACACTTTTAAAACTCTCAGACGTAAAAGGAACAGACGGAAAAACAACACTATTACACTTTGTGGTTCAAGAAATTATACGTTCGGAAGGAATAAGAGCAGTAAGAACCGAAAGAGCAAGCAGAAGCCTTTCAAGCGTAGGAACAGTGGATGCAGATTACGAAaatgaagaatcagaagaacaCTATCGTAGCCTTGGACTTCAAGTAGTTTCAAGCTTAAACAAAGAACTTGAAGATGTTAAAAAAGCAGCACTAATAGACGGTGATGCATTGAGTAAAGCGGTTTCGAAAATGGGCCATTCGTTGGTTAAGAGCCGGGACTTTTTGAACAATGATCTTAAGAATTTGGAAGAAGAGAGTGAGTTTCAAATCTGTTTAGAGAAGTTTATGGAACATGCGAAAGGAGAGGTGACGTTGCttgttgaagaagaaaagagGATAATGGGATTGGTTAAGAGTACAGCAGATTATTTCCATGGGAATGCAGGGAAAGATGAAGGGCTGCGTTTGTTTTTGATTGTGCGCGATTTTTTGATAATATTGGATAAGGTTTGCAAGGAAGTGAAAGAAGCTACATTGAAGGCTATGAAGGCTTCTAGTAAGAAAGAGACTCCGTCACCGTCGGTGTCAGTTCCGTCTTCTCCAGATACACGCCAACAGTCGCCACAGCCGCAGCAGCAGTCTTCTGATCTACATAGGCGATTGTTTCCTGCTATTGCGGGGCGGAGAGTGGATTATTCTAGCTCAGATGATGACGATGATTAG